The nucleotide sequence CTGCCAACGGGCCATGAAAACCCACCTGGCGATCCATCAGGTATATGGCTATATATTACCCATTGGGGCCATCTAAAGTTGTATCTTTTTATTCTTGCAGACAATTGTCAATGTTTTTGGTCAGCAGGCCGATGCTGTAAGTAATTCTAATCTTGTTCCAAATACAATATAATGATACTGAATTTCTGTTCTAATGGGCGGAATACTACTTATTTTTTACCTCTGTGGTGGTACTTAACACATAATTAGTATGGCATTATCTTTTTGGACAGACAGTGGTTATCCTCGGAGGATAACTTAAAATATGATACGAATTTGCATAACACACTTGTATCCTAGTTTTACAAATAAGTAAATTGGTTAATATACAAACTAATTATTCAATTTCCACAGGATCCAgtgattaaaaacaaatacataGTCGAACTGGAGGAAATGCTGCACGAATTGAATGCAGAATGCCACTACTTGGTGCTTCGCCTCCAGGACGACATAGATCGTTTCTGTTTGGCTTTCACGGAGCAAGACCTAAAGCCCAACGAGCTGGTGATCAAGGACATTGTGAGTGAAGCTATAGTCCCGCTCGTCGTTGCCCCAGAAACTTCCATTAAGCCGTATTTCGTTTTGGAGCGACCCACCGAAAGTGAATTGCTTAAGAAGTATTTCATAATAGAGGGAGCAGAACCCGCCGTGCAAGTTCCTAATACTGTGGAACCACCAAAGACAAAGACAAAGCCAAAGCCACTTCCATCGTCACACAACAATATGGATGTAAGGAAGAGCCGCCTCAATCTGCAGGCAGCCCTAAATCGCGCGCATTCCAAGTCCCAGCCAGCGGAGAAGAACGAAGATGATGATCAGGAAGACCCGACCAAAAATTCCTTTATGGAATCTGTGGGTCTCTGCTCGCATGCCCAGTACAAGCGACTCAAGTTATCCATGGTTTTGCTCCAGAAGCGTAAACCTAAAC is from Drosophila suzukii chromosome 3, CBGP_Dsuzu_IsoJpt1.0, whole genome shotgun sequence and encodes:
- the LOC108014658 gene encoding uncharacterized protein, with protein sequence MEDINFHDFTPKERYEIIKDFLVKMRKADSMPSKDLHVQRFFEHYLRKFYRLPYKLVNDIAYCQRAMKTHLAIHQTIVNVFGQQADADPVIKNKYIVELEEMLHELNAECHYLVLRLQDDIDRFCLAFTEQDLKPNELVIKDIVSEAIVPLVVAPETSIKPYFVLERPTESELLKKYFIIEGAEPAVQVPNTVEPPKTKTKPKPLPSSHNNMDVRKSRLNLQAALNRAHSKSQPAEKNEDDDQEDPTKNSFMESVGLCSHAQYKRLKLSMVLLQKRKPKPTEKTK